One Vibrio sp. CDRSL-10 TSBA genomic window, ATGCTGTTGACGGAAAAATGTTTGCCGATGTCGCGAAAGAAGCGAATCACATCCATATCTTTCATCCAGTCGGCGTTGTTAACGCACTGCAGCGGCTGGCTGAGCTGCGGATTCATCAGCGCGGCAATTTGCCCGCTTAAATCCTGCACCCATTGCTGCACCGTGCCGGCATCATTGAGGCTGCGCTCGCTGGCTTTAAAACTCGGATCGCCGATCATCCCGGTGGCGCCGCCAATCAGGGCAATCGCGCGGTGTCCGGCGTCCTGAAAGCGCTTGAGCATCAGCAGCGGCACCAGATGGCCGATGTGTAAACTGCCCGCTGTCGGGTCAAAGCCGCAGTACAGGGTTTGCGGCGTGGCAAAGGCGCTGCGCAGCTCTTCCAGGTCGGTGCTCTGCGCAATCAGTCCGCGCGCAATCAGGTCGTCAAATAAAGTGTCTGAATTCATACTGCCTCCGTCAAATGATATCTGGCAGGATAAGCAAAGGCCCGGCGCAGGGCGATGTCCCTAAAGGGACAATCGGGCCAGTTCAGAGATTAGAGATCAGATGTTAAGGAAGGAAAGCAGGGAAGTAAAACCGCCGCTCAGCGCGAAGCCGCGCCAATCAGGTGATTTAAAAACAGCTGAAACAGCTCGCTCAGCGAAGCGACATTGAGCTGCGCATAAATCCGTTTGCGGTGATTCTTCACTGTGCCGTGGCTGATCCCGAGCTGTTCGGAAATGTCCTGTGAGTCGAGGCCCTGAATCAGCAGCGCCGTGATCTGCTGCTCGCGCGGGCTGAGCCGGGCATGTCCGAAACTGGCAATCGCTGCTTCAACCCAGTGGCGCAAATCCTGCGGCGCCTGGCCGCTTTCGGCCAGTATTAGCGGCTGCGGGTTCCAGTGCTGACGGCATAACGCCGCCAGCGTGGCAAAACGTTGCTCTAACGCGTGCATCTCTTCTTTAGTGACGGCATTGTGCGATGACAGAAACCCGAGATGAATCACGATGCTGCGCTGGCCTTCAAGATTAACCGCCAGAGTGATTTCATCTTGCCAGCCGGTGGCGGCATAAAACTGATGTTGATATTCGCGCTGCGCCGATTCACTGCCCGCCACCTCGCGCCAGTGAAATACCCCTTCGCTATGCTCGCGCGCCACTTTGAGATAAAACGGGTCATGCTGATAAGCGTGGGTCAGGTAATGCTGAAACAGCAGCTCACGTCTGGCCGGCAGGGAGTCATACAGATAGATCGGATGTTTATCCAGCCGATGACCAAGAATCACCGCGCAATCGAAGCTGAGCACGCTTTGCAGCACGTCAATAAGACGCGAGCTGAACTGCGGGCTGTGCAGCGCGCTGATCGCTTCACCGAGTGCGTGATATTCCTGATAACTGACCTGCATGAGTATCCCTTGCGTGTGACTGACGCTGTGATTTTAGCGCAGTATGCACTCTGGCGGCGGGCAAATCGAGCTTCAATTTCCAGCGCTGTCAGCAATAAATTGTGAACTCAATCAACCTATTGTCAACACACTTACGGCACTCTGGCCGGATGCACTTATGCCATGGTCACGGAGGACATTATTTATGGAAGAGATTTGCTGGACCGAGTTTCGTCACACCCTGCATCAGTTTCCGGAGTTATCCAATCAGGAGCAGGCCACCGCGCAGCGCATTGTGGCGCAGTTTGCCCATTTTCATCCTGATAAAGTCATCACCGATCTGGGCGGCAGCGGCGTGGCGTTTGTCTATCAGGGCAAGCAACCCGGGCCAACCACACTGATCCGCTGTGAGCTTGATGCGCTGCCGATTGCAGAAACCAACACCTTCGCCCATCGCTCAACCCACAACGGCATATCGCACAAGTGCGGTCATGACGGCCATATGGCGATTGTCAGCGCGCTGGGTGAACAACTGAGTTCGC contains:
- a CDS encoding LuxR C-terminal-related transcriptional regulator, which gives rise to MQVSYQEYHALGEAISALHSPQFSSRLIDVLQSVLSFDCAVILGHRLDKHPIYLYDSLPARRELLFQHYLTHAYQHDPFYLKVAREHSEGVFHWREVAGSESAQREYQHQFYAATGWQDEITLAVNLEGQRSIVIHLGFLSSHNAVTKEEMHALEQRFATLAALCRQHWNPQPLILAESGQAPQDLRHWVEAAIASFGHARLSPREQQITALLIQGLDSQDISEQLGISHGTVKNHRKRIYAQLNVASLSELFQLFLNHLIGAASR